From Miscanthus floridulus cultivar M001 chromosome 15, ASM1932011v1, whole genome shotgun sequence, the proteins below share one genomic window:
- the LOC136509221 gene encoding probable histone H2AXb — translation MSSGGGRGKPKGTKAVTRSTKAGLQVPVGRIARYLKTGKYAERVGGGAPVYLSAVLEYLAAEVLELAGNAARDNKKNRIVPRHIQLAVRNDEELSRLLGAVTIAAGGVLPNIHQTLLPKKVGGKGKADIGSASQEF, via the exons ATGAGTTCCGGCGGCGGCAGGGGCAAGCCCAAGGGCACCAAGGCCGTGACGCGGTCGACCAAGGCCGGGCTGCAGGTCCCCGTCGGCCGCATCGCGCGCTACCTCAAGACCGGCAAGTACGCCgagcgcgtcggcggcggcgcgccCGTCTACCTCTCCGCCGTCCTCGAGTACCTCGCCGCGGAG GTGCTGGAGCTGGCGGGCAACGCGGCGCGCGACAACAAGAAGAACCGCATCGTGCCGCGCCACATCCAGCTCGCCGTGCGCAACGACGAGGAGCTCAGCAGGCTGCTCGGCGCCGTCACCATTGCCGCCGGCGGGGTGCTGCCCAACATCCACCAGACGCTGCTGCCCAAGAAGGTCGGCGGCAAGGGCAAGGCTGACATCGGATCCGCGTCCCAGGAGTTCTAG